AAATGTAGATTATCTGTATTTATACTTTAAAGTCTGATCTTCCTTTCCCCTAGTCAACTCCAGAATTACATTCCCCTGACCTCAGGATATGGATTATCAGCCAGAGAGTAGGAAAGCTTGGGAGAGAATTTTCTCACAAAAGTACTCTGTCCCCCTCACTCTCTCATTCCCCATGTTTCTTTTCCCTATAactgtttacattcaactcagtGTTCTCTAAGTGAGTTTCTTGCTTCCATTGTAAATGATGTGGAAATAAACATCTTGACTTAAAAGAAAGGGTATTCATCAATTACAAGCTAGGTGAGATAACTATCTCGTTACCTAGATGTGGTTTAGCCACTCATAATCCTTAATCAGAAGATGGCCTGAACTTGATTCAAAGTCTTTATCTGTGGTTCTTGTAATTATCAGCCACAGAGTAAGTAGGAGAAAGGTATCAGCCATTTGCTcccaatctctttctctctttctctttcgctgtctctctctctctccttgtatCTGTTCTCTATAGATCTTGCTATGGGTtaaatgtttatgtccccccGGAAGtcacttaatccccaatgtgatagtatttggagatgGATATTTGACAGGTaatttaggtcatgagggttggGGCCCTCCTGATGTGATTATCCTTCTTATAAGGATAAGAAGAGCTTGCTTCCTCCCCCTGCTTTCTGCCATGCCAGACTACAAGGAGAAGACAGCCCTCTGAAAACCAAGAAACAAGCCCTCCACAGACACTGGATCTGTtggcaacttgatcttggacttcccaggctcgtgaactgtgaaaagtaaatgttgtttaagccacctagtctatgatttttttgtttgtttttttgagaccaagtctcgctctgtcacccaggctggagtgcagtggtgcaatcttggctcactgcaacctctgcctcccaggttcaagcaattctcttgcctcagcctccctagtagctgggactacaggcatgcaccaccaggcccggctaattttttgtatttttagtacagacggcatctcaccatgttgtccagcctgatctcgagctcctaacctcaagtgatccacccacctcagcctcccaaagtgctgggattacaggcatgagccaccgcatctgacctggctatggtaatttgttatagcaacctgaaCTGATTAAGACAGGTATCTACCTCaaagatcttttaaaaagtgaaaacacacTTTCAGTTCTGATTTCTCCATgctcaggaagaaaaataaactacagAGTAAATGCTCTATTAATAACTATTCAGTGTAAGAACAACGTGGAAAGATGCATGTTGTAGATGACATAAGAATTATGTCATTAATTGACAGTGTTGCTTATCCTTAGGTGAGTACAAGTCCATGGGAACGTCCAACCTGACAAGACTCTGAATTGATCCTCTTGGGACTCTCCTCTCGGTCTGAAGACCAGAGGCCACTCTTTGCCCTCTTTCTTATCATATACCTGATCACTTTGATGGGAAATCTGCTTATCATCTTGGCTATCCACTCTGATCTTCGACTTCAAAACCCTATGTATTTTTTCCTAAGCATCTTGTCCTTTGCTGATATTTGCTACACAACAGTCATAGTCCCGAAGATGCTCGTGAACTTCTTATCAGATAAAAAGGCCATTTCCTATGCTGAATGTCTGGCACAGatgtatttcttcctggtttttgGAAACATAGTTATCTCCTGGCAGCTATGGCCATTGACCGCTGTGTAGCCATTTGTAACCCATTCCATTATGTCACTGTTATGAACCGCAGATGCTGTGTGTTGCTACTAGCATTCCCTGTCACTTTCTCCTATTTCCACTCTCTCCTACATGTCCTCCTGGTGAATCGGCTCACCTTTTGTACATCAAATGTTATCCATCACTTTTTTTGTGATGTCAACCCTGTGCTGAAACTGTCCTGCTCCTCCACCTTTGTCAATGAAATTGTGGCCATGACAGAAGGGCTGGCCTCTGTGATGGCTCCATTTGTCTGTATCATCATCTCTTCTCTAAGAATTCTCATTGCTGTTCTCAAGATTCCCTCAGCACAAAGCCTTCTCCACCTGCAGCTACCATCTCACTGTGGTGATTCTGTTTTATGGGAGTATTAGCTATGTCTATTTGCAGCCTCTGTCCAGCTATAATGTCAAGGACCGAATAGCAACAATCAACTACACTGTGTTGACATCAATGTTGAACCCATTTATCTACAGTTTAAGAAACAAAGACATGAAATGGGGCTTACAGAAATTGATAAACAAGATTAAGTCTCAAATGGGTAGGTTTTCTACAAAGACCAATAAAATCTGTGGACCCTGATTacaaggagtgtgtgtgtgtgtgtgtgttagcacCTGATGCAACTCTTTTCTTGAAAAAACGTTTCTTCATCTTCACCATTTCTAGCTTCACCTTGTGGTTTTCCACCCTGTGGTCTCCGTCATCCTATGATTGAACAATTAGGATGTCTTGGTATCAAAGCTCCAATCACAGACTCACCTCATAATATATCTTAATTCCAGAACATCACATTCCCTTTACTCTTTGCATATTTATTTGGAGCCTCTcatatttctttgtgtttataaaTTCATCCAAGTTTGGTCATTCAATTATCAGAGAATTTTCCTATATACCTATGTAGAAATTTAAATATGTGCAATATTATGCACACATAGTCACTCTCTTCTATTTAAAGCTGTCAGGAATTTTTTGCaggcgtgtgtgtatgtatgtgcgaGTCTCACTTGCCCATGAGACTACAGGCTTTGGTCCCCCCCTCCacctttttagagacagggtcgtaccctgctgtcacccaggtttagagtacagtggcactatcatagctcactataacctcaatctcctgggctcaagcaatcctcctccctcagcctctcaagtagctaggactacaggtgtgtaccactaccCCTagataattgttttaattttttgtagagacaaggtcttgctatgttacccaggctggtctcagactcctggcctcaagtgatcctcctgcttcagcctctcaaagcactgggattataggcgtgagctaccacacccagctttatggtccctttttaaaattatcgCAAGAGCTGAATGtcctgggctctggagtcagattcTCAACAACTGCTACCAATTATCtgattgacttttctttttctttttctttttttttttttttttttttgagacagagtcttgctctgtcacccaggatggagtgcagtggtgctatcttggctcactgcaatgtctgcctcctaggttcaagcagttctcacccctcagcctcccaagtagctgtgattataggcgcctgccaccatgctcagctaatttttgtatttttagtgaagatgaggtttcaccatgttggccaggctggtcttgaactcctgacctcaagtgatctgcctgcctcagtttcccaaaatgctgggattacaggcgtgagccactacacccagcctgatTGACTGTTAATAAGACAACTCCATGTCTCTACATGAGTTTGAGTCtctactctttcttcttttcctgtacCCAAGGGGCATTCATCCCCTGACTCTTCCTGGGGCTTCTTGCCTGTTCGCTCTTCCATCTAGAGATGCATATATTTCTAGGCATCTCTAGGTGGTTAAATAAAACACTGAATTTAAAAATCTCCACTGTCTCCTctatctgtctagtttttttgctCAGAATAAAAAAAGGTTTATTCCTTGTAATCAGAAATGTTCCCTGTGGTCACTGGAGGCAGAgtcaaaatatcaataaatataaactACTAGCAAGGGTCTCTTGGGTCAGAGTGCCTGATATAAAGGAGCCTCTCAATATAGTTGGGGAATAAATTACGTGACTTAGGAAAGCAGCCAGATGAATTATTTcccacaatatttttttaaatgcagcaaTTTAatgagtttctctttctttcctagtATTCGTATTTTAGCAGATGGCAATGTCAAAGCCAAACAAATTAATCTCTCATGGTATTTTAGACAATGAGCAGATGGATTATCTTAAAGTGTAAAATGATAGAATAAGGTTCTGGGGATCTATTACACAGcaggtgactacagttaataataatgtattgtatatttctaaCTAGCTAGAAGAATGGATTTTaattgttctcaccacaaagaaacaaCATgtatttgaagtgatggatatgttagccTGATCTGAtgattccacaatgtatacatgtatcaaaacatcacactgtactccacaaatatatacagttattatttgtcaatcaaaaaataaaataaaacttttttaaaagagatttaaatacCTTTGTATTTGCCCTTGTTAATCCCTAACCAAGGGTAAGGCAGAATCAAAATAAGGATATactgttctatttcattcctttattaCATGTATTGCAAATTAATTTTAACTTCTGTGCCAACTGCAGACTCCTGCATTGCTAATGAGAAAACTTATGTGCCTACCACTGGGCTGAATGAAGAAGGATGAAGATTGAGTATGTCTACAATGGGCATGGGAGCAAGGAGCACTGGTACATATAACAAGTGAATTTTCACagtcaccacaggcctcaagatTTGGGCATACTTTCATTCTATagcataactttaaaaaattttttatttccataggttttagaggaacaggtggtatttggttacatgaataagttctttagcggtgatttgtgagattttggtgcacccatcacccaagcagtatacactgaacccagtctgtagtcttttatcctttacacccctcccatcctttcccccaagttcccaaagtccattatatcattcttatgactttgcatcctcatagcttagctcccacttatgagtgagaacatcagATGTTTGgttcccattcctgagttacttcacttaacataatagtCTTCAGTTCTGTCCAGGttactgtgaatgccattaatttgttcctttttatggctgagtagtattccatcatatatatatatgtgtatatatatgtatatgatatatatatgatgtgatatatatatatgacatgatatatatatatccaagttctttatccactcattggatATGAGTGGATAAAGTATTATGTCTGAGTAGTAGtccatcatatatacatatatatatcacattatattatatattacattatataatatatattatatataatactttatCCACTCATAACCAAtgaatatatatcctatatatatgtatatatgtatatgatatatatatgatgtgatatatatgatatgatatatatatgatgtgatatatatatatgatatgatatatatatatgatgtgatatatatatatatccaagttctttatccattcattggatATGAGTGGATAAAGTATTGTGTCTGAGTAGTAGtccatcatatatacatatatatatcacattatattatatattacattatataacatattatatataatactttatCCACTCATATCCAAtgaatatatatcctatatatataacatcatatatatgtgtatatatatgtgtgtgtgtatatatatatatatgtatatatatacaccacaagTTCTTATCCactcaatcaatgagtggatataAACTCAATGAGTGGAAATAAATCaatgtgctgctataaacatgcatgtgcaagttatcttttttgtataaatttatagaTCATTCTATAGCTtaatttgtatagtttttttttttttcactttttgcttTGCCCAATTGAGGCCCAATTCTGAGTTTCTCTTATCCCAATTCAATAATTTCTCCATGACTTCTGTTATAATTTAGccccatttattcatttcataCCCCTCCCGGCTGTCATTACTCCCTCCATGTTCTTTCTTTAAACTCTCAGGACTTATGCAGCTTACTCTTGATGTCCCTAATATAGAGCAGGGTTTTTTTAGTGTGGTCTCCTTTGGTTCTATACTAGAATCTGTCGCTAACATCCACCCTTGTTCCATCCATTTGTCACCATGGATGATCACTAGGGCTTGCTTTGGATTGGCAACTGGCTTTCGTTACTCCTTATACTCTCTAGTGATGACCCAGTAGAGATGTCACCATCTGCCATCATGAAGTGGTTAAATAAAACACTGAATTTAAAATTCTCCACGtaagtatatagtatatagtaaatccaaatacatattcaaatatatttctgaACTTTTGATTCTGTTTCACTAACCCAATCATCTCTATTTGTGTCAAACTATAATGTTTGATggtaatagtttttaaatatatatactaaggTAACTCTTCCTTCTTTGAATCGTACTTTTCAAAAAAGTTATTGACAATTCTcacacatttatttcttcatgtgaaATTCTCAAAAGTGCTAAAGTCTTTACCTTTTTATCAACTATGTTCACATGTGGTGTCAAACATGAATTAGGCTTGAATTGTGTCCTTAGCTGTAAGGTAAGATAGTTTAGATAGattaatggatagatggatgatagatagatagatagatagatagatagatagatagatagatagatagacagacagacagacaatagATTGCCTCAACCACTCTCATGCTGTACATATAGGCATATAATTGCATAAATATATGGCAAAGTTGTACATAGAAATTGTTTTAATTGCTGCATATGTTTTCCAAAAACCTATTGGGGTTCTGattgaaaatgtatataatttgtaCATTGGCTTGGATAAAActgacattttcatgatattaaatCTTCCCATCCAAGAAATTCTATATCTCTCCATACGCTCAGAT
The nucleotide sequence above comes from Pongo pygmaeus isolate AG05252 chromosome 13, NHGRI_mPonPyg2-v2.0_pri, whole genome shotgun sequence. Encoded proteins:
- the LOC129044537 gene encoding LOW QUALITY PROTEIN: olfactory receptor 1L3 (The sequence of the model RefSeq protein was modified relative to this genomic sequence to represent the inferred CDS: inserted 5 bases in 3 codons) — translated: MGTSNLTRXSELILLGLSSRSEDQRPLFALFLIIYLITLMGNLLIILAIHSDLRLQNPMYFFLSILSFADICYTTVIVPKMLVNFLSDKKAISYAECLAQMYFFLVFGNXSYLLAAMAIDRCVAICNPFHYVTVMNRRCCVLLLAFPVTFSYFHSLLHVLLVNRLTFCTSNVIHHFFCDVNPVLKLSCSSTFVNEIVAMTEGLASVMAPFVCIIISSLRILIAVLKIPSXHKAFSTCSYHLTVVILFYGSISYVYLQPLSSYNVKDRIATINYTVLTSMLNPFIYSLRNKDMKWGLQKLINKIKSQMGRFSTKTNKICGP